From one Lycium ferocissimum isolate CSIRO_LF1 chromosome 5, AGI_CSIRO_Lferr_CH_V1, whole genome shotgun sequence genomic stretch:
- the LOC132057854 gene encoding uncharacterized protein LOC132057854 yields the protein MENNTHDMSSNKDLTVADLNGDKIEDEASQHESSTQSDNEFGSDQRDRLKVRRKLNFDNVDNLANTGFVGSQFTWCNNWGHPKTIWKRLDRLLFNEEWLDDFNDTKVTHLSRTDFIKIIKEVWSMPTDGSAMWQLHCKMKALYSKLSEWSRVAFGDILKDTKEAENQINILEKKLVDDTSEENRSALHKAKAEFTKLFKNQEAINRQRAKAKWLQDGDKNTSYFHKVIKDRRRKLNIHNILDKEGHKVSGHNQVAEVAIKNFKELFRYQECEGSYDILDQIPKLVTEEMNTNLPFKRLEML from the exons ATGGAGAACAACACTCATGATATGTCAAGCAACAAGGATCTAACAGTTGCTGATCTCAATGGAGATAAGATTGAGGATGAGGCTTCTCAGCATGAGAGTTCCACTCAAAGTGACAATGAGTTTGGCTCTGATCAAAGAGACAGACTCAAAGttagaagaaaattaaattttgataaTGTTGATAATTTAGCTAACACCG GATTTGTAGGATCTCAATTCACATGGTGTAACAACTGGGGTCACCCCAAAACAATATGGAAGAGGCTTGACAGGTTACTCTTCAATGAAGAATGGCTAGACGATTTCAATGATACAAAAGTCACTCACCTATCTAGAACAG ACTTTATTAAGATTATCAAAGAAGTTTGGTCCATGCCTACTGATGGAAGTGCTATGTGGCAATTACATTGTAAAATGAAAGCTCTGTATTCCAAGTTAAGTGAGTGGTCTAGAGTAGCATTTGGTGACATATTAAAAGATACTAAAGAAGCtgaaaatcaaatcaatatccttgagaagaaattaGTTGATGATACCAGTGAGGAAAATAGAAGTGCTCTCCATAAGGCCAAAGCAGAATTCACTAAGCTTTTTAAAAATCAGGAAGCTATTAACAGACAAAGGGCCAAAGCTAAGTGGCTCCAAGATGGGGATAAAAATACTTCTTACTTCCACAAAGTGATTAAagatagaagaagaaagttgaATATCCACAACATTCTTGATAAAGAGGGGCACAAAGTGTCAGGACACAATCAGGTTGCAGAAGTAGCCATTAAGAACTTTAAAGAGCTGTTTAGATATCAAGAATGTGAAGGAAGTTATGATATTCTAGATCAGATTCCCAAATTAGTCACAGAGGAAATGAATACTAATCTACCATTCAAGAGGTTAGAAATGCTGTAA